The Ananas comosus cultivar F153 unplaced genomic scaffold, ASM154086v1, whole genome shotgun sequence genome contains the following window.
CGTGCTCTAATACTATGCTAAATTTTGAGAAACAACCGTTGTTCTCCNNNNNNNNNNNNNNNNNNNNNNNNNNNNNNNNNNNNNNNNNNNNNNNNNNNNNNNNNNNNNNNNNNNNNNNNNNNNNNNNNNNNNNNNNNNNNNNNNNNNNNNNNNNNNNNNNNNNNNNNNNNNNNNNNNNNNNNNNNNNNNNNNNNNNNNNNNNNNNNNNNNNNNNNNNNNNNNNNNNNNNNNNNNNNNNNNNNNNNNNNNNNNNNNNNNNNNNNNNNNNNNNNNNNNNNNNNNNNNNNNNNNNNNNNNNNNNNNNNNNNNNNNNNNNNNNNNNNNNNNNNNNNNNNNNNNNNNNNNNNNNNNNNNNNNNNNNNNNNNNNNNNNNNNNNNNNNNNNNNNNNNNNNNNNNNNNNNNNNNNNNNNNNNNNNNNNNNNNNNNNNNNNNNNNNNNNNNNNNNNNNNNNNNNNNNNNNNNNNNNNNNNNNNNNNNNNNNNNNNNNNNNNNNNNNNNNNNNNNNNNNNNNNNNNNNNNNNNNNNNNNNNNNNNNNNNNNNNNNNNNNNNNNNNNNNNNNNNNNNNNNNNNNNNNNNNNNNNNNNNNNNNNNNNNNNNNNNNGAAACTCTTGAAGCATGGTTAAAGCTCTTTTTATGTTGCTTTTaaattgggtattttggatcTGCGCTGCGACCAATGTTGACTTtgatattcttaatttttttaaagaaatttatGTGCTAATACTTATGATTTTTGTGACCCATCACCCAACTGTTGATGTGAACTGTTACATTGGGTTTGGATTCTATATCACACGGCATTTTGCACATCAATCTTTTTTTGGTCTAAAGTGTCCGAAATAGTTATCTGCTGAAATTACGACCAACCACTTTTCGAACTATTTATGTAAATGTTGAGAATAAatgcaatatatatgtatgtcgAGAGATACGTATTTATCGCATATTTCACTCTGCACTTTCAGGTTgcaaaatatagtttttattttccccttcaaattttcaaatttaaaatagtttgtttCATATTGTGTTAAATTTGCAGCATCACAAACTAGAGCAGTCGACCCTTCTTACGCTCTGGGGTACGAAACTATGTTTTCCGACGGCTATCCATTCTTGATGGTGTCCCAGGTAGGGCCACATTGTCGCATTTATATTTCTCGAACATAGCCTCGAAACTATGCATCTATTCCGCATAAAaatgtttattatttatcatattcATTGATGTGCAGGGTTCACTGGACGCATTAAATGAAATTCTTAAGGAACCACTGCTGATTAATCGTTTCAGACCGAAGTGAGCAGCATATTCttagtttttcttcttcttttttgtaaatttaagtTTTCTCTAACAATCATCTTATCCAATCTCCAATTCAATGCGCGTTGGAAGTGTCCATTTCTATCTTTGTCGCAACTTTGATAATATGTTTTTGACTACTGATAAAATTTATCATTCTTTTTCAGTATCGTGGTCGATGGATGTAACCCATTTTCGGAGGATTTGTGGAAAGTAATAAAGATAAACAAGTTAACATTTCATGGCGTAAAGTTGTGTGCAAGATGTAAGGTAACactctcttccttttcttttgcgaATTCAGTTACTCACGAAATTTTCCGCAATCTAAGTTGTGacaattttgtaaatttaaattttttttaatatcatgttTAAAGTGCTTTTTTCTCAAACTAGATGTGTTCtcccccgaaaaaaaaaaaagaggtcatGTGCCTAAACTTATAAGCCGCAATATCGGGCTATGCTCTTGTAGGAGAATGGTCGAAAGatgataatattaatttattcgAGCGGTAATGTAGTATTACAATATTTTAGCTCAAGGACTATTAGTAGTAGAAAAAACACTTTTATCGAAGCTTCAATTGCGTTGCGCATATTTTCAGGTTCTATGTTTAGTTTCTGAGCCATATAAGCCTAGTTATGGACAAAGTCGATAAAATTACGTACGTAGCCTCTTCTCAGTGTCATCGATATTTTCGCGTCGGCGTCCCGAAAATTTTCGCCATATGTATTAACTCTTTAACTACAAGTTTTGCATCAACTTATCTTCTTCCATCATCGTCTTTCGTGACAATTCACTGCTTTAATACCTCAGGTACCGACTATCAATCAAGAAAATGCGATAGCTGGCCCCGAGCCGACTGAAACCCTAATGAAGTTCCGATTGGACGGAATCTTGAGACCAAACTGCAAAAAGCAGGGAAAGGTTAATAAATTCCCttctaaattttgagtttttctcaaaattaattaaacctATGTTCAAACCTTGTCTGTTTCTAATATAGATggctaaaaattattttctgctTTTCAGCTTAATTTTGCGCGAAGTTCGATCGTGAtttcaattatataaaatttgtttccCCTCAAGTTTGTTTTCCATAACAATTTAGCCGTTTTATTCATCTGCGGTATGAAAAAGGCAACACTCGGCAGGGTATATTTAGTGTTTGTAAAAACCGAAACCTATAAAGGGATGAAATTGAGATCGGGATCGAATTGTTGAACTTCGTCTGCAGATTATTACAATTGAAACTCTGACAACAAAATTGAAATCTGCgttaaaattctatattttctcGCTGTTGTTTTGGTAAGATGAAATAATCTCTCGATTCTCGTCCATTACATTTGGTGTTTAACGAGAATTTTGCTCGAACCCGCAGGTGTTCTTCGGACAAAATTTAGTGTGCAAGGAATCGCTCTCGGCCGCAGGCGGAGGGGCGCTCGTCAAGGTCGGCGATCCGGTTTACGTTCTACAGGAGGTATCTTCTTGTGCCGAAGCCCCGGCTTAAACAAGTCGGAGATTCGGTGGCGCAGATACAGCTTTCCCTCTATCGCGTGCGGCGCAGTATATGTACATAAAATAACTAGGAAAGCAGTTTCAGTGTGGTGCTTTTCGGAGAAGCTAAGGGAGGAAGAAGTTGATTTCAACAGTGCAGATGCTGCATCTTCTTTGttgtatgtataatataaacaCAAGATGGTTGTTTCAAAACAAGCAAAGCAAATCCTTGATGAAACATTTCTCTTTAATAAGTGGATGCCGAGCACATGATTTTTGCTGTAATTGTGATAGATTACCacggcttcgtttgggattgcggggagattgcgttacgtgcggtgagaaaatacgttggaaaaatatcttgtttgtttccgtacctaatattgcgttctgcatatcgcgatgagtcggttataatatattttctgcggttccaccggagaatgcagaagtatatctctatgtactttttcctcaactccattctatctaatagtgttagatagGTCTCAATGCCAAACTAAGCCTACTTCTATGACACATGTTTTTAGTGTATTTAGGGtttaaaaaattcttgttgGATTTTAGTATTGAAAATTTCCAAGCGAATGCTGGATAGAGATAAAATTGACATATGACAGCAAATAGGGATGCAAACCGGGCagatctgggggcgggagccccgccccgcctcccgctccgaatccgtgacgggttgAAAATAGTTATCCCATAATCCGCTCCGCCTCATAACCCGCCTCACGtcggcgccccgaatccgccctgcCAAAATACGCGTGTTGAAGCCGTTGAGGGTATGGTACTTGTAGACGGAGGCAAAAAAGGAGATGGAGGCGAGGAAAAGCGCGGTAGCCGGCAGCGGCGAGGGAAAGGGCGGCGGCCGGTAGCGGCGAGGGAAAGGGCAGCGGCCGGCGGAGGCGAGGAAaagggcggcggccggcggagGCGAGGGAAAGGGCGGTGGCCGGCGGAGGCAAGGAAATGGGCGGCGGCAGGTCGTGTCGGGGGAGAAGGAGTTGAGGTGGTCCTGGTGGAGGGGTTGTGACTTGTGAGACTTTTTATTAGGGTTAGCAAAATAAANCGGGACGATTCAAAATTtttcccgtttcctgccccgaatccgtctcggattGTAAAATTTATCCCGTTTcttgccccgaatccgtttattttctctcatttactgCCCCGTGACCccatcggggcgggagctccaccaatccggatccatttgcatccctaacagCAAATTAGGGGTTCTTTAACAAGACATCATTAGAGAGCCCTCTGAAATTTTGTCCCTAGTTTTCGTCCCGTGGGATTTTAGGATtcctatctaatttttttttaatttagaatgtaaataaattgaatttaattgtaatttaaattagtttgaattttatcttatttttaagtttattttttttattcgttGTCAAATTATTAAGTATAGCATATCAAATTACTAAAAAGGTATAGCAATTAAATACTATTTAACTAATATAtcgtatatataattaactatgtctaaaatatttgattaaactaAAACTATATTAAAGGCATCAGACTtagcattttatatttataaataaatgaagaatTATATCCCTtaaaatttagggcttttgcttatttactcctaactactaaaaatttttcaaatttgttttgaaattaccaaaatacccttctaaatcCCAATTCCCATCTGTAAACCCTTGGGATATTTTAAGGGATTTTCGGAAAACaatgagggcattttggtcaactagcaatatattatatatttttaaaagttttagagGATATACTAGATATTATTccttttttaaaagttatattatCTTggagaaactttaaataccctctgtggtttcgtactttctcactttagtaccatgtggttttaagtgtatcaagttagtaccatgtggtttcgtactttctcactttagtatcatgtggtttaatattttgttaagttatataccccgaaatggataataaaaagagaaaattgaaccCACAgcgtactaacttgatacaaaaataaaaccacagggtactaacttgatacacttgaaaccacagggtactaagatgagaaagtacgaaaccacggagtactaatttgatacactttaaatcacaagatactgaaatgagaaaatgtgaaactacaggaggggtatctgaaattttccCTAATTTTGTAGGACGGAGAGTAGTATCCTCATCCAGAATTTCTTTCCTATCCCTCTCTCTccgtgggaaaaaaaaaaaaatccttttcgTCTCTTTCCCATTTGGAGTGGATCCCCGCAAAAATCCGGATCCGTATGAAAAATTATCATCCCTGCAGATCTACTTGAAACTTGAAATTATGTTGCACAGAAGATTGATGTATATAAAGATTGATTTGATAGGTACAGCagtgtttggattggggataagAGGAGGAgcgataaccccttatcccctgTATACCCAAAcgcaaattttttatccgaaaatagTAATTCTCAGATACCTAAAATAATCTGGTATAACTATTGCCACCATcacctttattttttatatataactatctactatttttcttattccatattatctatccaaacgttattttttttatcttcggaaataacccaatttttaCCCGagcgctatttttcttatccctatacttgtacctatctctataatagctagttcttgtttatacccgaaccaaacgctaccttaaaaaatagtattttacatAAATGGTGCCTTAAAATATGCTTAATTTGATGCTCAATTCATGCAAATTGTGCCCTTCTTCCTTGGCTTACACCGTATTAATTATTCTTCAACAGGATGTCAATATTGGCTTCAACATCCTGCCCTGTtgcgggaggccatgttggaccgagtcataatcaaaatggcgtgaggctggttgggccgaatcacaatcgagactcgcgagcgctgtatctgtacgctttaagtgaattgattgcgtatttctaacagctcgaacttttgggattaatggttagagTCAATGATGTGACACTCAAGTCCATTAAGTTTCTTGGCACTGCTATCTTAGATCCCAATTTGATCCAAacctaaattttcattttcttttatttatttttttttttgaggaagcTATAtttaatccaaaatctaggTCCAAATCTAAACCCAATATATAAGTTAATAAAATCCAAGTTTTTTACAATTAAAGACATGCTTAGGTTGATGAATTATCATCATGATCCATTGGCATCCATtgacaaaattaatttaacatttttattcgcgtaaaattaaatttttcgtttcgaattataattataatttagaaaCGACAAAGTGGTCTCGGGAATAACAAAAACTGCTCTGTtaatatcaattttcaataaataataatacaattatACCGGTTAAGCTCGGTTTTAGAGTAAATCAATCAAAAAGTCGAGAGAATCAAATTCTCATTACACTATCTTAATCCATAGAAGTaacttaaattaatataattataaaatttaaaaaatgccaataaaaaaataaggctaaaatgcaaaaaaaaaaaaaatcccctacaaatatctttttttttattttttttccgacttttgaaaaatctatattttgtccttttaaaaagttcataaatattttcaatagattACAACATTAAAAAGGAAATGACGAAATAACCAAATTATccttacttattttataaaaagaaattaattttttaatatatttatctgattttttaagatattttcgatataaattataaaaaataaacgaaatagtgATGGATCCCCGACGAATGGTGCTAAATGGATCAACTTGAAATCTGAAAAGGTAAAATGAAAGTTTTTGAaagtcggaaaaaaaaaaaaaaagaaaggtatttagatgaaaattttgtATACTTTAACTAAAATAATTCAAGGGCTTTTTTACAACTTTTCTACAGTTGAGAGGTCTCTTTACATTTGTACCTATTGTGGCCAAAGCCACCAAACTAGGAAGAAATTTGCATGAAAACATCCAAACATTTGCTATTTGTATTGACAAAGACatgattataaattaataaaatgtttaaaaatcTATTGATGTCGGCAGGAAAAAGTTAAATGTAGATGTCCTTTTTAAGAACAAATGGTGGAGATCACATCAATAATTGTACTCATCAAAGTATAGTAATCGAANtatatatatatatatatatatatatatgaactaggctggaatactattaatagcaccaatggtttggtgttattaagttttctgtcattggattaaaaaatatgtgattaggatgatgtgggttccctagggttgaataagtggttggttgaattgcataatctaacgggtaaaattAATCAAAGGATTAATtctaatggtgaaaaactcgatagcaccaaatttttagtgctatcgatagtaccccagccagtatatatatatatatatatagagttgagctggaatgctatcgatagcaaacgaatttttttgccacccatttgttttcgatgatggagccttcaaatcgacgatcggcactgttgaacatgatctatactacttgaaatatctagaaccaaatttcaaatcttttcgacatcattgacctaatgatcaaagggtttcaaaatttgtaattttaatagtagatatgaagtgttttctcatttaacggtgtaaagctatccaaatcaattgaattttggtcagaaaattttttaaactatttagaacaagatctatactctcgatcttgattacaaaattcctatcattactttttagaggatattcattttcagtcgtttatttttacgTCCACTTGATAGGCTCatagaacaatatcgaaaaagtatgaaatttgatttctagatacttcaagtggtatagatcatgttcagcAGCCCCGATCGCCGATTTGGAGGttcaatcatcgaaaacaaatgaatggtaacggagcccgtttgctaccgatagtattccagctcaactctatatatatatatatatatagagagagagagagagagagagagagagagagagagagagagagagttgaactcTNNNNNNNNNNNNNNNNcataccggccgttaaaaattgtcaattttgtgaccttttgatcgtaaggtaaatgatgtcgagaaattataaaatttgatttctagacgttttaaatgctctatataacgtttaacggtgtggatcgtcgattcggaagctctatcatcaaaaataacttatgaatacgaaggcgatcgtactcataagagtatagtagccggactcatatatagtaggactactatactctatatatatatatatatatatatatatagaaagagagagagagagagagagttgagctggaatactattagtagcaaacgggctccgctgccatccatttgttttcgatgatagagccttcaaattgacgatcagcaccgttgatcatgatctataccacttgaactatctagaaaccaaatttcaaatcttttcaatatcattgacctaatgatcaaaagatttcaaaatttataattttaatagtagatatgacgcattttctcgtttaacggtgtaaaactatccaaatcaattgaattttggttagaaaactctttaaactatttagaacaagatctatactttcgatcttgattacgaaattcctatcatcacttttttagaggatattcattttcagccgttcatttttacattcacttgatggacaagaaaacgatatcgaaaaagcatgaaatttgatttctagatacttcaagtggtatagatcatgttcaacagtgccaatcatcgatttggaggctctaccatcgaaaacaaatgggtggcaacagagcccgtttgctaccgataatattccagcccaactgtatatatatatatatatatatatagagtccggctactatactattatcagtacgatcgccctcgtactcataaattgttttcgatgatagagcttccgaatcgacgatccacaccgttaaatattatctagagcatttaaaacgtctagaaatcaaattttataatttttcgacaccatttactttacgatcaaaaggtcacaaaattgataatttttaacggccggtatgagatatttgctagtttaacggtgtaaaagaatcgaaatcggttgaatttttgatagaaaattttattcactatatagataaagatcaataacttcgatcttaagtTAAAGGATCCGATCTTCCATTTTtaagatgtcgttcgattttgaccgttcattttatacccgcttgatggattttattatgatttcgaaaaattacaaaatttattttctagagagagagagagacagagagagagagagtgttcggctactatactcttatgagtatagatttttttatactcataaattttcagccgttagatctacctctttgaccattttcaactgttagatcaaactattcaaccaatcacccactcaacccgaGGGGACCGCTATTATCCTAACCATGGATCACTATTGTCCTAACTGCACAATTCTTCATCCAAcagtcgaaaatttatgagtacaaaggaatctatactcataagagtataataaccCTAacttatagagagagagagagagagagagagagagtgagttagGCTGATATGCTTCTCATCGGccccattagacttgatctagagtatttgaaatacctataaataaatttcgtaattttttgatacaatttgcctagtgatcaaaggggctcaaaatcaaccaTTTTAATGGTTGCAGTGAgccgtttacaagtttaacggtgtagaaatattcaaatcatgtaaaacttttacagaaaattttttatactatataaaacaagatcaatatctttaatctaaaattttagtgtcataccatcacattttgtgagatttttattttcaaccattgattttgaattctttcaattactagataaatgatatcgaaaaattatgaaatttatttttagatactttaaatattttagatcaaatctaacaaaaccaatcgtcgatttgaaagtcccacCATCAAAAACGACTTCGAAACACAGAAAACtccgtgcttctagaagcacACCAGTCTATAACAATCTTACATTATAATCATTGAGAGGCTCATATTTATTCAGTAATCttgttaactttttttttgtaacacaatttattttaatatatatatatatatataaagaattttctatcaaaatttcacatgattttgatatttctaccccgttaaacttgcaaacggctcaccacggccattaaaataattgatttttagctccttcgatcactaggcaaatgatatcgaaaatcataaaatttattttttacgtacttcaaatactctagatcaagtttaatggagctgatcgacgattcgaaagtcgcaacatcgaaaacgacctggaagcacgaaaggctccgtgcttccagaagcatagtagcctcactatatatatatatatatatatatatatagagtagggctagaatacttttacaagtatcacccaagtgatacttgtgtgtttttagccattggatctactttttgattactaatagttcttggatcaaatactattccacctaccaccacctaccaccatcatctcaacctcacatctctccatccaagggctaaaaacacacaagtatcacttggatgatacttttacaagtattctagctctactctatatatatatatatatatataaaagaaattgtTGAACACCAACTATATACGCGTNTATATATACACACGAAAAAGCTATGAGCATCTTAGaatataaaccaaaaaaaaaaaaaggtcaatgATTCAATTCATATAAATGGCAGTTCcatctttttaaattatattcgGAATGCCACATTTTCAATGACAAGGATAAAGCATCTTAAATTTGTGGTTTGGTTACTAAGGCTCCAAAATTGCCAGTGGCTCCTTTGCGTGTCCATACATGCAGAAATCAAATGCGAATGTCACAAGGGcatttattgattttgttttgttACTAAAATGATAATCATCCTCCCATAAATTATTGTTTTGTAATGCCCCAAACAAGAAGGCATATACAGCTCACatggtttagagagagagagagagagagagagatgtagatGTCAGGTCCCGTCATTCATTCTAAAACTACTCTAGCCCTAgctcttaaccttttgggctGTCCAAAATATTACAGTCGGATTAAaagatttagttttattatacttgatatataagattattctaaattttgaaaCGTCACATTCTTTTATCCTTTAAACCTTGACGTCTTCACGAGGCTCAAACACACTCAAAAGCTCCAAACAATataagactcgtctcgctagcttCAGTCGATCTTGTGGGAAGCAGCACGCCATCC
Protein-coding sequences here:
- the LOC109704536 gene encoding uncharacterized protein LOC109704536 yields the protein MFSDGYPFLMVSQGSLDALNEILKEPLLINRFRPNIVVDGCNPFSEDLWKVIKINKLTFHGVKLCARCKVPTINQENAIAGPEPTETLMKFRLDGILRPNCKKQGKVFFGQNLVCKESLSAAGGGALVKVGDPVYVLQEVSSCAEAPA